The following nucleotide sequence is from Nautilia sp. PV-1.
TACACGTATATTTGGTGCTTTTTTTAACGGGTCTGCCGTTAACGGCAACTTTGTCGCCTTCTTCAACTTCAAAGCCCGGTTCTTTAACTATCGCGCCGTTAACTTTGACACGTCCGTCAAAAATCAGCTTATCCGCTTCTCTTCTGCTGTAAGTCGTATGATGACTTATAAATTTATTTAATCTCACTTTTTTCCTTTATTTCTATTCATAAATCTTTTTCCATCCCTTTATCCTCTTTTCCTTCTCTCTTCCTCTTCACCACTTATCCACTTCACCACTTACCTACTTCACAACTTATCCGCTTATTATTTAATTCCCGCTTCCACCAAATCGTGAATGTGTATAACCCCGGCTATTTTTCCATTTTCATCAGTTACCGGTAAAAACTGTATTTTATTGTCTTCCATGTATTTTAACGCATCCGCGGCCAAAACTTCTTTATTGATTGTTTTTGGATTGTGGGTCGCAAAATTTATAGCTTTTTCTTTTAAATCAAACTTTTCGCTCATCATAGCTCTTCTTAAGTCCCCGTCGCTTAAAATAGCTTTTACTTTATCGTTATCTACAAACAAAACATGCCCGAGTTTTCCTTCGGTCATTTTAATAATAGCTTCTTGAAGCGTATCGTTTTCATCAGCAACAGGGAATTCTTTTTTCATCAAATCCTTAACTTTTACAAAGAGTTTTTTACCAAGACTCCCTCCCGGATGAAACGAAGCGAAATCTTCTTTTGTAAAGTTTCTTTTTTTCATAAGGCATACGGCAAGCGCGTCACCCATAGCAAGAGTAAGTGTTGTGGAGCTTGTAGGAGCTATATTCAAAGGACAGGCTTCTTTATTTACGTGAATATTTAAAACAACATCGGCATACCTTGCAAGCGTAGAATCCTCTCTTCCGGTCATGGCTATTAAAGGCACTTCGAATCTTTTAATATGAGGCAAAATTTTTATAAGCTCTTCGCTTTCACCCGAATAGCTGATAGCAAGTACCGAATCGTCTTTGGTAATCATACCAAGATCGCCGTGCAAAGCTTCAGTTGGATGTAAAAAGAAACTAGGAGTCCCCGTACTCGCCAGTGTGGCAGCAATTTTAGAACCTATAAGCCCGGATTTACCTACTCCCGTTACGATTAGTTTGCCTTTAGTATTATATGCGATTTCTACAGCTTTTTCTATTCCCTCAACAGTTGCGTTTAAAAGTTCGTTTGCTTCTATTTCAAGCACTTCTCTTGCTATTTTTTTAAAATCCACCTGTTTCCTTTTTAATTAAAATTATATCAAAAAAACGGTGTTACTTTTTCACACATATGTTTAAATAAAATATTTTAAACTGTAACTATTTGTAAAAATAAGCGTTATAATTCAAACAAAAAAGGATTCTCATGAGTTTCATTGAAGAATACAAAAAACATACTGAAGAGAGAGCAAAACTTGGAATTCCTCCACTGCCTTTAACTGCAGAGCAGACTGCGGAACTCGTTGAACTTTTAAAACAGGTTCCTATTGTTGAAGAAGAATATTTAATGGACCTTTTCTTAAATCACATCAACCCGGGTGTTGACGACGCGGCATACGTAAAAGCGGCATTTTTAAATGATATAGTTCAGGGCAAAACTTCATCTCCTGTTATTTCTAAAAAAAGAGCTGTTGAAATCCTGGGAACCATGCTTGGAGGATATAATGTCAAACCTCTAAT
It contains:
- a CDS encoding SIS domain-containing protein; translated protein: MDFKKIAREVLEIEANELLNATVEGIEKAVEIAYNTKGKLIVTGVGKSGLIGSKIAATLASTGTPSFFLHPTEALHGDLGMITKDDSVLAISYSGESEELIKILPHIKRFEVPLIAMTGREDSTLARYADVVLNIHVNKEACPLNIAPTSSTTLTLAMGDALAVCLMKKRNFTKEDFASFHPGGSLGKKLFVKVKDLMKKEFPVADENDTLQEAIIKMTEGKLGHVLFVDNDKVKAILSDGDLRRAMMSEKFDLKEKAINFATHNPKTINKEVLAADALKYMEDNKIQFLPVTDENGKIAGVIHIHDLVEAGIK